AAATAATATTCATCGTTTGATTTACGCCGATTTTATATCCACCTGTCATATTCATTACATAAATAACAACAACCAAATAAATGATGGTAGACATCAAGAGATTCGCTGTTCCCAAAAGGTGCCCTGTCTGATTGTTGACACTGACAAAGGAATACCACATATTAAAAAATATCCCTGTGCAAATCAAGGTAATCACTAGACTACAAAACCATTGATATGTCGGTGCCTTTCGATAGATCTTCTCTCTTTTTTCTGCATTCATTACACTTTCTCCCATATACCTCTCCTCACTCATAACCTAACCTCACTCTTTCAATCTAACATAGATTGCACACAAATTGATCCCATCGGTCGAATGCGCATGCGATGTGCGTTTCCTTCACCCATATAGCGTTCAATATATTGGATGTACTCATCTGCAATTGCATCAGGAACCATGGCCATAATAACTCCTGCAAAGCCACCACCATGTACTCGGCAAACACCACAGCCTTTTTGCTCCAAAAACCGCTCACTAAGTGCCAATGTCAAACTAATTCCCTGCACATTGACCTCTGCTGTTGTATAACAGTTTTGCAAGTACTTCCACGATGAATTTCCACTTGCCGCAATATTTTTTAGAAAGCTCTCAAAATCATTTTTCTCTAATGCTGTAATCTCCCTGTCCACCCGCTCATTCTCTTCAAAAAAGTGAAGAGCACGAAGAACTGCTCGATCTTTAGCATATGCTCTGAGCTTTGAAAATTGATCAAGAACATCATCTATTGAAATCTCTCTGAGAACTTTCTTTCCAAAATACTCGGCCACCTTGTTCATCTCCTGAGGAATTGACGAATAGTCTGCCGAAAGATCGGCGTGGCCACGGCCTGTCTGTACAATAATCAAAGAATGCTCTGCGTTAGAAAAATCATAATTTATCTTCTTTACCAGTGGCTTATCTGGATTTTTAAAATCAATGGCAATCAACCCACCCACTGCACAACACATTTGATCTAAAAGCCCACTGGCCTTGTCCCAATACACATTCTCAGCATACTTTCCAATGTGTGCATAGTCAACAGTATCCAATTTTTCCTCATTAAACAATGTATTGATGATTTGACAAAGCAAGGTCTCAAATGCTGCCGAAGAACTTACCCCCGC
This region of Lachnospiraceae bacterium oral taxon 096 genomic DNA includes:
- a CDS encoding galactokinase, which encodes MGSTDVKELLYTPKVQELFGKLYGSEQSPMQTKRYEAVVDGYVHSFGDADIFLFSSPGRTEISGNHTDHNHGKVIGGSINLDCVAAAAKTEERAVHIISETFQQDFVINLDELEPSEQKAGTQDLVKGLIQGFLNRGCKVEGFNVYMTSNVIASAGVSSSAAFETLLCQIINTLFNEEKLDTVDYAHIGKYAENVYWDKASGLLDQMCCAVGGLIAIDFKNPDKPLVKKINYDFSNAEHSLIIVQTGRGHADLSADYSSIPQEMNKVAEYFGKKVLREISIDDVLDQFSKLRAYAKDRAVLRALHFFEENERVDREITALEKNDFESFLKNIAASGNSSWKYLQNCYTTAEVNVQGISLTLALSERFLEQKGCGVCRVHGGGFAGVIMAMVPDAIADEYIQYIERYMGEGNAHRMRIRPMGSICVQSMLD